A single Acropora palmata chromosome 5, jaAcrPala1.3, whole genome shotgun sequence DNA region contains:
- the LOC141880884 gene encoding uncharacterized protein LOC141880884 produces MEERHRLILRRHKSILEKDLEPKDVLSKLTTVLDQNDEDEINHLASCLIEAEESSSRCEGLKNERDSARKENLTLQKEIQELKEKSKDYQRKNQALQKELQRKNEEIKELQRKNEEMTKRTLR; encoded by the exons ATGGAAGAGAGGCACCGCTTGATCTTGCGCCGTCATAAATCCATCCTCGAAAAGGACTTGGAACCCAAGGATGTATTGTCGAAATTGACCACAGTTTTGGATCAAAATGACGAGGATGAAATCAATCATCTTGCGTCGTGTTTAATTGAAGCAG AAGAATCTTCCTCTCGTTGCGAGGGCTTAAAAAATGAGAGAGATTCTgcaaggaaagaaaatctaactttgcaaaaagaaattcaagaattgaaagagaaaagcaaagatTATCAACGAAAAAACCAAGCACTGCAGAAGGAACTCCAAAGGAAGAATGAAGAAATAAAGGAACTCCAAAGGAAGAATGAAGAAATGACAAAACGCACACTGCGGTGA